The proteins below are encoded in one region of Deinococcus aquaedulcis:
- a CDS encoding diacylglycerol/lipid kinase family protein: MNHEDSPVPPLPPLAVVLNPQAGRGLAAREWPRLQRELQARGLQHTVIQEASGEAALACVQALPPEVAVMAVGGDGTVGALLGAVVGTGRPLAIVPLGTGNDFAGLLGLKPGAFAEALDRLNYQPRALDALQLDILVGDEAGRRFVLLNGLGMGFDSDVTANMDRAPAHLRGFSRYAYSALSTLRALQLAEVDIVADGQPLYAGPSAIVAVMNGVRYGGGFRISPQSDVRDGHLNVVAGGAMNRRQLAGLMARVLRGTHLTHPLAHHTAAREVRVRWATPVRIHLDGDLHGRVSDIQVRVLPGAAKLLNA; the protein is encoded by the coding sequence GTGAACCATGAGGACAGCCCCGTTCCGCCCCTTCCACCCCTGGCGGTGGTGCTGAATCCCCAGGCCGGGCGTGGTCTGGCCGCCCGGGAATGGCCGCGCCTGCAGCGCGAATTGCAGGCGCGCGGTCTGCAGCACACCGTGATTCAGGAGGCGTCGGGTGAAGCCGCGCTGGCCTGCGTGCAGGCCCTGCCCCCCGAGGTGGCGGTGATGGCCGTGGGCGGCGACGGCACCGTGGGCGCCCTGCTGGGGGCCGTGGTGGGTACCGGGCGCCCCCTGGCGATCGTGCCGCTGGGCACCGGCAACGACTTCGCCGGGCTGCTGGGCCTGAAACCCGGCGCCTTTGCCGAAGCCCTGGACCGCCTGAACTACCAGCCGCGCGCCCTGGACGCCCTGCAGCTGGACATTCTGGTCGGCGATGAGGCTGGGCGCCGCTTCGTGCTGCTCAATGGCCTGGGCATGGGCTTTGATTCCGACGTGACCGCCAACATGGACCGCGCGCCTGCGCACCTGCGCGGCTTTTCACGCTATGCCTATTCCGCCCTGAGCACCCTGCGCGCCCTGCAGCTGGCCGAGGTGGACATCGTGGCCGATGGGCAGCCGCTCTACGCGGGCCCCAGCGCCATCGTGGCGGTCATGAACGGCGTGCGCTACGGTGGGGGCTTTCGGATCAGCCCACAGTCGGATGTGCGCGACGGCCACCTGAACGTGGTGGCAGGCGGCGCCATGAACCGCCGGCAACTGGCCGGCCTGATGGCCCGGGTGCTGCGCGGCACCCACCTTACGCACCCCCTGGCCCACCACACGGCGGCGCGCGAGGTCCGGGTGCGCTGGGCCACCCCGGTGCGCATTCACCTTGACGGTGACTTGCACGGCCGCGTCAGCGACATTCAGGTGCGCGTGCTGCCGGGCGCGGCGAAGCTGCTGAATGCGTAG